A window of the Helianthus annuus cultivar XRQ/B chromosome 4, HanXRQr2.0-SUNRISE, whole genome shotgun sequence genome harbors these coding sequences:
- the LOC110877457 gene encoding disease resistance protein RUN1, with the protein MASSSSASFVKKSYQYDVFLSFSGEDTRKNFVDHLFDALQRHDIHTFKDDERLKQGKSINEQLLKSIEESKLFIIVFSKKYASSSWCLNELVKIMECQKSNDQIAYPVFYDVDPSEVRKQCGPVGEALAKHTNIEMGKWIESLKEAANLSGWDLRNTADGHEAKVIKLIIERISLELRPINVNFDDKLVGMEPRLQDLEKSLDIASNEVRMIGIKGMGGAGKTTLARAVFDRISVHFEAKSFVENVREVSNASLYGLLSLQRKILKDMLNDQGNDVSSVHDGTKMLKTKLRGRKVLMVLDDVDHKDQLEALAGDLSWFKLGSRIIITTRDEQVLITHRVKWIHVVNLLSDEEAIGLFCKHASGKDLPIQEYEKESLQAVKYAAGLPLTNKVLGSFLCGKDKPEWIDALARLERIPLKETLEKLELSYESLEDDYKEIFLDVACILKGWKKNKAMSILESCGFRARIGLRVLEQRSLITFHDDDDVNYSYLSMHDHIEEMGKNIVRRLHPDEPNKHSRLWIQEEIEDVLDTDLGSESTRCIRLKLTPNIALESLRNMKNLRCLIVDHNFVKIDEVGQYFPNALRYLNWECYPHGCLPITFQANNLVELYMPISKIEQLWVGGKVLKKLKSITLSQSKLKTLDLGLTPNLVRLDLSYCKDLVELHVPVGCLKRLTYLNLEGCKRLKSVLFIKDLESLEFLNVSGLHLKEFRNIILCHSNNNLQHLRVLKFVCCGIEELPEDIGQLECLEELDLSDSAIKHLPDSICKLKHLKTLILRRCKVCKLPENFGQIDSLNRLDLTSTKIRDVPSNICKLKHLKVLDLSNCFELEQLPKNLGDLESLNRLRLRSTKIRDVPSSICKLKHLKFLDLSGCSGLEKLPENLGDLESLEYIYLMHTPISHLPDSISLLKDLRIIGYERRIDPDAILVQEQQHITFAPKRRRANTEATTNDAGGKVKERKMEDH; encoded by the exons ATGGCGTCGTCTTCTTCTGCATCATTCGTTAAGAAGAGCTATCAGTATGATGTGTTTTTGAGTTTTAGTGGTGAAGACACTCGTAAGAACTTTGTGGATCACCTTTTTGATGCTCTTCAGCGACACGACATTCACACTTTCAAGGACGATGAGAGACTTAAACAAGGAAAAAGCATCAATGAGCAACTTTTGAAATCTATTGAAGAGTCGAAGTTGTTCATCATAGTTTTCTCAAAGAAATATGCATCTTCATCTTGGTGCTTAAATGAACTTGTAAAGATTATGGAATGTCAAAAGTCGAACGACCAGATTGCTTACCCTGTTTTTTACGATGTGGATCCTTCTGAAGTTCGCAAACAATGTGGGCCAGTTGGAGAAGCCCTTGCCAAACATACCAATATAGAGATGGGGAAATGGATAGAATCTCTAAAAGAAGCAGCCAATCTGTCCGGCTGGGATTTAAGGAACACTGCTGATGG GCATGAAGCCAAAGTGATCAAGTTAATAATTGAGCGGATCTCACTTGAGTTACGACCCATTAATGTGAACTTTGATGATAAATTAGTAGGCATGGAACCCCGGCTACAGGACCTTGAGAAGTCTTTAGATATCGCTTCGAACGAGGTTCGCATGATAGGAATCAAAGGGATGGGAGGTGCTGGTAAGACTACACTAGCCAGAGCTGTGTTTGATAGAATATCAGTTCACTTTGAAGCTAAAAGCTTTGTTGAGAATGTCAGGGAAGTTTCAAACGCGTCGTTGTATGGTTTATTGTCATTGCAAAGAAAGATCCTGAAAGATATGCTAAATGATCAAGGTAACGACGTAAGTAGTGTTCATGACGGGACAAAAATGTTGAAAACAAAGTTGCGTGGTAGAAAGGTTCTTATGGTTTTAGACGATGTGGATCACAAAGATCAGCTTGAGGCATTAGCCGGTGATCTTAGTTGGTTCAAGCTTGGAAGTAGAATTATCATTACAACAAGAGATGAGCAAGTGTTAATAACACACAGAGTAAAATGGATTCATGTTGTCAATCTATTATCTGATGAGGAAGCGATTGGCCTCTTTTGTAAGCACGCATCTGGGAAAGATCTTCCAATTCAAGAGTATGAAAAGGAATCACTACAAGCTGTAAAGTATGCTGCTGGCCTTCCTTTAACAAACAAAGTTTTGGGTTCATTTTTGTGTGGTAAAGACAAGCCTGAATGGATAGACGCATTAGCAAGACTCGAAAGAATTCCGTTGAAAGAGACTCTTGAAAAACTGGAATTAAGCTATGAAAGTTTGGAGGATGATTACAAGGAAATATTCCTAGATGTTGCATGCATATTGAAGGGGTGGAAGAAAAACAAAGCAATGAGTATACTTGAAAGTTGTGGATTTCGGGCTAGAATTGGTTTAAGAGTTCTTGAGCAGAGATCTCTAATAACTtttcatgatgatgatgatgttaattATTCTTACTTGAGCATGCATGACCATATTGAAGAAATGGGCAAGAATATTGTACGTCGTTTGCACCCAGATGAACCAAACAAACATAGCAGATTATGGATTCAGGAAGAAATTGAAGATGTATTGGATACTGACTTG GGTTCTGAATCGACAAGGTGTATACGTCTAAAGCTCACCCCTAATATTGCTTTGGAAAGTCTTAGAAACATGAAGAATTTAAGATGCCTTATTGTAGATCATAACTTTGTGAAGATTGATGAAGTTGGTCAATACTTTCCAAATGCATTACGATACTTGAATTGGGAATGTTACCCTCATGGGTGTTTACCCATAACCTTTCAAGCAAATAATCTTGTTGAGCTTTACATGCCTATCAGCAAAATCGAACAACTTTGGGTGGGGGGAAAG GTTCTTAAGAAACTCAAATCCATTACACTGTCCCAGTCAAAGTTGAAGACCCTTGACCTTGGGTTGACTCCGAATCTTGTGAGGTTAGATCTTTCATATTGTAAAGATTTGGTAGAACTTCATGTGCCAGTTGGATGTTTAAAAAGGCTTACGTACCTAAACCTTGAGGGTTGTAAGAGGTTGAAATCTGTTTTGTTTATCAAGGATTTGGAATCACTTGAGTTTCTTAATGTAAGTGGCTTACATCTAAAGGAGTTCCGGAATATAATCCTGTGCCACTCCAACAATAATCTGCAACATTTAAGAGTTCTTAAGTTTGTATGTTGTGGCATAGAGGAATTGCCTGAGGACATTGGCCAGTTGGAGTGTTTAGAAGAGTTAGATTTAAGTGATTCAGCAATTAAACATCTCCCGGATAGCATTTGTAAGTTGAAACATCTTAAAACTCTCATTCTACGACGTTGTAAAGTTTGTAAGTTACCCGAGAATTTTGGTCAAATAGATTCATTGAATAGACTAGATCTAACATCAACCAAGATAAGAGATGTTCCATCCAACATCTGTAAGCTAAAGCATCTCAAAGTGCTTGACCTTTCTAATTGTTTTGAACTTGAGCAATTACCAAAGAACCTAGGAGATTTAGAAAGTTTGAATAGACTACGTCTAAGATCAACCAAGATAAGAGATGTTCCATCCAGCATCTGTAAGCTAAAGCATCTCAAATTTCTTGACCTTTCTGGTTGTTCTGGACttgagaaattaccagagaacCTAGGAGATTTAGAAAGTTTGGAATATATATATCTAATGCATACTCCTATAAGTCATCTTCCCGATAGCATATCTTTGTTGAAAGATCTTAGAATTATTGGATACGAAAGAAGGATTGATCCAGATGCAATTCTAGTTCAAGAACAACAACATATTACATTTGCTCCCAAAAGGAGAAGGGCCAATACTGAAGCAACAACAAACGATGCAG GTGGCAAGGTTAAAGAACGAAAGATGGAGGATCACTAA
- the LOC118491716 gene encoding uncharacterized protein LOC118491716 has protein sequence MGSPSKESFTEIYRRYFSPDEDAAEEEAVTSVCTFVLQTFEHIRPPPPPRPILRRTYILRDREAANERLMKDYFDAAPVHGPNVFRRRFRMSQRLFLRINNDLENTYDFFKQRMDARGYLGFTSIQKVTSALRVLAYGNTYDINDDYLKMAEKTTRDTLEHFCYGICQLYGKRYLRNPTWNDLQKIYEVHLEKHGIPGMIGSLDCRQWRWYNCPTAWRGQHTRGDQKGPTLVLQGVASYDLWVWSAFFGVAGCFNDINTLEASPLIEGYISGTIPKAGFHANGNDYEHGYYLGDGIYPEYSIIVKTFSETFDEKRKYFKKLQESSRKDIERCFGVLQQRWHFIRNPCRMWHKDKIRMAMYACIILHNMIIEDDGKAICQNYIPEDLVELPQATTEERLANAQLLRSREIHNTLKADLVEHAWAICPIRSNNDHDEDSEEEVGEEFEDGNFEDVGLDAGENEEEEGENEDDTEE, from the exons ATGGGTTCCCCGTCGAAAGAGTCTTTCACCGAAATTTACCGAAGATATTTTTCGCCCGACGAAGACGCGGCCGAGGAAGAAGCGGTTACGAGTGTATGTACTTTTGTGCTACAAACATTTGAGCACATTCGGCCACCTCCCCCTCCACGACCCATCTTGCGACGCACCTATATCTTGCGAGATCGTGAAGCCGCGAacgagcgtttgatgaaagactattttgacGCGGCACCGGTTCACGGACCGAATGTTTTTAGACGACGTTTTCGGATGAGCCAAAGGTTATTTTTGCGCATTAACAATGACTTGGAAAATACGTACGATTTCTTTAAGCAAAGAATGGACGCACGAGGATATCTAGGCTTCACCTCAATTCAAAAGGTCACATCCGCCTTACGCGTATTAGCATACGGAAACAcgtacgacatcaacgacgactatttgaagatggcggagaaaacaacccgagataccttggaacatttttgctatg gaatatgccagttatatggaaaacgttatttgagaaaccccacttggaacgaccttcaaaaaatatatgaggtgcatctagaaaagcatggaatacccggcatgattggtagcttggattgtcgtcaatggcgttggtataattgtccaaccgcatggcgaggtcaacatacgcggggtgatcaaaaagggccaactttggtattacaaggtgttgcgtcatacgacctttgggtttggtcggccttCTTTGGTGTAGCCGGGTGTTTTAACGATATTAATACGTTAGAGGCTTCACCATTAATCGAGGGCTACATTTCTGGAACTATACCAAAGGCCGGTTTCCATGCAAACGGGAACGATTACGAGCATGGCTACTACTTGGGCGATGGTATCTACCCCGAGTATTCGATTATTGTTAAaacgttttctgaaacttttGATGAAAAAAGGaagtattttaaaaaattacaagagtcttcgagaaaggacatcgagaggtgttttggggttctacaGCAACGATGGCATTTTATCAGGAATCCTTGTCGCATGTGGCATAAGGATAAAATACGAATGGCCATGTATGCTTGCATCATTTTGCATAATATGATCATTGAGGATGATGGAAAAGCGATATGCCAAAACTATATTCCCGAAGATTTGGTCGAACTACCCCAAGCGACAACGGAAGAGAGACTCGCAAATGCTCAACTACTGCGATCTAGAGAAATACATAACACGTTGAAGGCGGATTTGGTTGAGCATGCTTGGGCGATTTGCCCAATTCGATCAAACAATGATCACGACGAAGATTCCGAGGAAGAAGTGGGGGAGGAATTCGAAGACGGGAACTTTGAAGACGTAGGTTTAGATGCTGGagaaaacgaagaggaagaaggagagaacgAAGATGACACCGaagaataa